The Nicotiana tomentosiformis chromosome 2, ASM39032v3, whole genome shotgun sequence genome includes the window AGACCCTGGTTCTATTCCCAGACAATTCATTTTTTAATTGCATAATTACAAATACCGACCGAAATTTAGGTCGGAAGTTCGCGATCAACTTCGGTCGCTATTTATTACCGACCAGCTTAATTTCGACGGATTAAAGTCTGTCGGAAATCGGTGAATTTTTTCagttttccgaccgatttcggttggtATTCCTGGACGGTTTTAGGtagttttctagtagtgattaTTAATACTTCGTATCTCAAAAAGCTAGAAAAATagaatttaaataaaaatatatcttataactttcttttaaaaatttaggcctCATACTAAACTTTGGCTTTAGGCCCTTCATATACTTGAGCCGCCCCTAGTGTGGGATTAAATTCATACCACGTTTGGTTGACGGTATAAATTTATCTCAGGATAAATTTATACCATCAACCAAACAtggtataaatttaatcccaATCTTAATACAGTATAACCCACCTTATCCCATCAAACCTGGGATTATATTATCCCACTTCTCAGGTGGGATAAATTAGTCCATGGATTATAATCCCAAAATTATAATTCCGGAATAACTTAGTCcgcgtaccaaacgaccccttaggtATCCTTTGGTTTTAAGTAACAAGAAATTTTAATCTCTATAAAATTTTGTATTACTTATACaacattatttttttaaaaactaaatctTGCATTACTAATATAATCTTCGTATAACCAACACCACATTGGTTTTTCGCATTAAACTCCACACAAGTACTTATACGAAATTTAAAACCAAACGATGGAATTCCGGTATAACTTATATGTTACATGCAATAGAATATGgaataagaatatgtgtattagCAATACATGGATATGAGTATCTAAAAACAAAACGCCCCTTAGATTAGCTAATTTCCACGTAAAAACACATGTATTATTAGTTCACCACATAGCAATCCTGCTTTATTATTTGTCTTTTAACAATCCTTACGTTATTATTCATCGCATATTTAATCTCTATATTTTAGTCCTTGCATAACTAGACTTAGTCATGTAAATATTAGTAATTATTAGTCAtagttttaaattatgtttgttttcattatggtttactaataatatttattttatgcgattttattatctttattgctgaatattttagtacaatgccatgactcatctcatatttatgttatttgattgaaaacaccttatatagttatgtcttactaggatttttgaaatatttggagcacaaattttacgttttgtactttgaagactttatgaaaaaacccgaaaaaacccgaaaacccgagaaaaatcgagattaaaaaacccgacttttattggtttggtttggtttggtaattagaaaatccgaaccaacccgactcaTGTACACCCCTAGCCacatgtaacaacaacaacaacaacaacaacagacccagtagtttcccacaaatggggtttggggagggtaagatgtacgcaaccttacccctaccactggaagggcagagagactgtttccgataaaccctcAGCTAGAGAACGACTGAAAAAGAAAAGGTAAATGCAACAAGTAGGAATGACAGCAAGATGAAATAAGATCGAATCCAAGAATGCAGTCAAACTCTAGATGGTAATAGTCATCTATGGACAAAAgatatcatactaacactaatgctaGCGAATTGAGTAAGACAAAGAGAAACACTGACTACCTacgaaccttctaccctaatctttgacctccacaccctcctatctagGACCATGTCCTCAGTCAGCTCCAGCTGGGCCATATCCCGCCTAATAACCTCTCCCCAAGATTTCTTAGGCATACCTCTACCCCTCCTGCTACCCACCGAGGCTAACCGCTCGCACCTACTAACTGGGGCTTTTATTCTTCTCCTCTTAatatgcccgaaccatctcaacctcgtCTCTCGCATCTTATTATCCACAGTGGCCACTCCCACAttttcccgaataacttcattccttaTCTTATCCAACCGGGTATGCTCACAGATccacatcaacatcaacatcaacatcctcatctcagcTACTTTTAGCTTCTGGATATGAGAGTTCTTGACCGGCCACACTCttccccatacaacatagtcggtctcaCTACAACCTTGCAGAACTTACCTTTTAAGTCTcagcggcacattcttatcacacaagacaccggaagcgagcctctacttcatccatcctgctctgatacgatgcgtgacatcttcatcaatctccctggCCACACTCtgctccatacaacatagtcggtctcaCTACAACCTTgcagaacttacctttaagtttcagcggcacattcttatcacacaagacaccggaagcgagcctccacttcatccatcctgctctgatacgatgcgtgacatcttcatcaatctccctgtTACTTTGTATTATAgatccaagatacttgaaactacctctcttggggatgactcgCGCATCAAGCCTCACCTCCATATCCCCTTCTTGGGTACCGttactgaacttgcactccatgtATTCTGTCTTGATCTTGCTCAatttgaaacccttagactctagggtctgcctccaaacctccagcccCTCGTTTAACACCATCTCGCGTTTCGTCAATTAAAACTatgtcatcagcaaataacatacaccatgacaCCTCACCTTGAATGTGTCTCATCAATGCGTCTATCGCCAAAGAAATAGGAATGGACTAAGAGTTgatccctggtgcaaccccatcataaccggaaagTGTTCCGAGTCTCCTCCCGCTGCCCTAATCCGAGTCTTAACTTCATCAtatatgtccttaatcaccctaatgtatgctaTTTGGGACCCCTTTAGCCTCTAAGCATCGCCAGAGCACCTCTTTTAGAACattgtcatatgctttctctaggttAATGAACACCATGTGCAAGTCCTTCATCTCCCTATACCGCTCCACCAATCTCCTCACAATGTGAATGGCTTCCATAGTCGAAAGCCCCGACATGAAACCGAATTGGTTCTCAGAAATGGACACACTGGTCCTCACCCTCACTTCagccaccctctcccaaacttttatAGTATGGCTTAACAGCTTAATCCCCCTATAATTATTGCAACTTTGAATATCACCCTTGTTGTTATACAGAGGAATcgtcgtactccacctccattcaTCAGGCATCTTGTTCGTCCTAAAAATGACGTTGAACAGCTTAGTGAGCCACTTCAAACCTGTCCTACCCgcattcttccaaaattccacaggTATTTCATCTGGCCCAGTAGCTCTACCCCTGtgcatcttacgcatagctccctcGACCTCCTCTACTCTTACGTACAATACCCGAAATCTCGGTGCATCTCGGAGTGCTCCAAGTCGCCCAGCACAATGTCCTTATCACCATCTTAGTTCAGGAATTTATTGAAATATGTCTGCTATCTTCGTCTAATCTGAGCCTCTTCCATCAAAATTCTAATTTCCTCATCTTTGATACATTTAACTTGATCCAGATCACGGGTCTTCCTCTCTCTCACCTTGGGTAGCATGTATAGCTTCTTGACCTCGCCTTTGCCCCCAACCTCTTCATACAAACGCCCAAACGCCGCAGTCTTAGCCGCAGTAACCGCTAAAATCGCTTCCTTCTTAGCCCTCCTATACCCCTCCCTGTTCATCCTCTTCGCCTCCTTGTCCATGCTCTCTATAAGCGTCAAGTACACCGCTTGCTTGGCTTCCACTTTCTCTTGTACCTCCTCACTCCACCACCAGTCACCTTTGTGGCCGCCAGAGAAAcccttcgagacccctaacacttATCTCGCAACTACTTTAATACACTCCGCTATCGTGGTCCACATACAGCTCGCTTCCCCGCTGCTCCTCTAGGCACTCATAGCCAACAACTTTCCCCCCCAACTCCTGCGCTTTGTCACTAGTCAAAGCACCCCACCTGATCCTGGGTTGACCATACACGACCCTCTTCCTCACGATCCCCAAGTCCATCACCAATAACCTATGTTGAGTCGTGAGATTCTCGCTTGGAATAACCTTGCAATCCATGAACACTCCTATCACACTTTCGGAGTAGATAATCAATTTGAGTCTTGGCAAACGAACTTCGGAATGTAACCAAGTGCTCCTCTCTTTTCAGAAAACACGAGTTGGCAATCATCAAATCAAAGGCATTTTTTTAGCACAGTCCAACAACGaagtacctcctccgttcctaaCTCCAGGAAAATTAGCTACATGTAACATATTAACTAATAACTAATTCAGTCATACGACATAACCAGAAGAAGTCACATATAACTattttcttaattaattaataataaataattaaattaaaatattagaaattttactatataatacttaaaaatattattaataaatttaaacattTTAATAATTTGAGTATTactttaaaataatataaatatttatatcaagAATAAAAAACCACACAttgatctatattatattaaaggaTGTAAATggataataatattaaataaagagGAAAGTTAATGAAGgccacatgaaaatatgaaatactATATATTACGTAACGTAATAGCAATAATTAAAAATTCAACAATATTTAATATTAGAAATAAAAGATAAAGATGATTTGAACTTGAGATTAGATTAAAATTATGGTAAAACGCTCAAACTATGGAAAAGACCACAAAATTAAAGTTTTACTagataaataaaaataacaattggataacaaattaaaattttaagaatACAAAATAAATGTTTCATCTAGGTAATTTAGTAACGAAAATAAAAGTTAAATTTGTATCATGAAACTAAACGAGAAAGAAACTTTAATTGCACgtgatataaaaataattataagaaAACACAATAGATTTaaaatatactccctccgttccagtttatgtgaacctattttctttttggcccgttccaaaaagaatgaaccctttctaaatttgaaaataatttagcttaaacttccaattaTGCCCTtgatgagaagcttttataaccacacgaATACTATGGACCCCTTTATGAcatgtttaggaccacaaatttcaaaagtttttattttttcttaaactctgtgcccagtcaaacaggttcagaTAAATCGGAACAGAGGGAGTAATAATTTAAAAACTTATGTATTAATATTTTAGACTAATTCAAAGTTATaacttaaaataaaatgtgatattttgattatataataaaatattattataaaaaactAATTAAGATTTCATAATAGGGGTAAAAATATATCAAGAGGAAAATAGAGAGTGTCAGAATATTTATACTTTGAATTAATTCATggataaatatattaaataattaaataatactcTAAGAATATTATTGATAGATTTAAATGATGAAAGATCTCTGAGTACGAGGATAAAAGTATTACAATacattaatttttaatcaaaaagtTATATTTATATCATTATAAAAAATGTAATAAGAAATATATTAAATCAATTGGTAAGCTAATAAAAAATCATATGAAATTATAATAATATTAAGTAATGAATAATGCAGCAACTATAAGCAAAGATTAAATAGAGATTTGTTTTTGGTGAAAATGCAGAAGGATAAGACTTATTCGACTTTGAGG containing:
- the LOC138904621 gene encoding uncharacterized protein, whose protein sequence is MVLNEGLEVWRQTLESKGFKLSKIKTEYMECKFSNGTQEGDMEVRLDARVIPKRGSFKYLGSIIQSNREIDEDVTHRIRAGWMKWRLASGVLCDKNVPLKLKGKFCKVVVRPTMLYGAECGQGD